From a single Diceros bicornis minor isolate mBicDic1 chromosome 6, mDicBic1.mat.cur, whole genome shotgun sequence genomic region:
- the SCART1 gene encoding LOW QUALITY PROTEIN: scavenger receptor cysteine-rich domain-containing protein SCART1 (The sequence of the model RefSeq protein was modified relative to this genomic sequence to represent the inferred CDS: deleted 2 bases in 1 codon): protein MRATLWALGLGPLLLTLRAVPTGGPGDLKLAYRPSPCDGVVLVQREGQWGHVCNQEWTQNEASVVCRQLGCGDAVGAPKYVPLPGEMVSPWLHNVSCTGKESSLWECSLGAWTQSKCPHQWVVVALCKNGTFREIRLVKGRSPCAGLPEIRNVNGVDRLCGLHEEEATVFCQELKCGPALQASREGVGVVGKYMTCRGTEKTIRNCRLNNNLRSGCDFQQDAEVVCAGHIEARLVGGEHPCAGRLEVRHGLTWGTVCDSDLDQATAHVVCRELQCGVAVSTPSGTHFGRGSGLMWTEAFRCAGNESLLFHCPRGPGHQCGHGQDAGLRCSEFRLVNGSSSCEGRLELQVQGAWKPLCAAHWDLPDATVLCHQLNCGNAVATPQGGHFGDGDAPIWPDVFHCVGTEPYLWNCPVSTLGARACALGNAAAVVCSGLPSAVRLREGQSRCDGRVEVSLDGVWGRVLDSAWDLHGAGVVCRQLGCGEAERAYDAPAPPREVVPVGLSRARCLGTETRLTQCNVSESLLVPAGASRDAGVVCSGSLRVRLAAGPGRCAGRVEVLHGGVWGTVCDDGWDLRDAHVVCRQLGCGPALSAPGAAHFGPGAGRIWMDELGCGGHEAALWQCLSKAWGRHDCGHKEDAGAFCSESVALRLRGGTHHCAGWLDVFYNGTWGAVCSNALKDTSLSIICKQLGCGEQGWLENRPVQAAGLGISWVDNVECRGLRNSTLWQCPSAPWNPRSCAHGEEVWITCTGSSEKTPQDSGETLNCLSTHSCPEEGALRVLGGSDGCSGRVELWHAGSWGTVCDDSWDLADVEVVCRQLGCGQAMGALAGAAFGPGSGPVWLDEVGCRGSEATLWSCPAERWGRGDCAHKEDAGVRCSRDKGTTVLQPDSGPPLASLPALKAGTLPMIFCLILGALLGIVSLLLGVQWCRERGACRGSRMSGSLPSEGVYEDIGAIPMEEKDEGPGGPRDLVLEEEYDDAQEPEQDPEEEGAEEVVPLSSVGLLTAWALNLRLGWKTMAGCDDHELTVGDISETRGWERTQVPRGFYFPHFEEMLLNSH from the exons ATGAGGGCCACTCTCTGGGCCTTGGGacttgggcctcttctccttactCTCAGGGCAGTCCCCACTG GCGGACCAGGCGACCTGAAGCTGGCGTACAGACCCAGCCCATGCGACGGAGTGGTGCTGGTCCAACGCGAGGGGCAGTGGGGACACGTGTGCAACCAGGAGTGGACGCAGAACGAGGCATCCGTGGTCTGCAGGCAGCTGGGCTGCGGAGATGCGGTGGGGGCCCCCAAGTACGTCCCGCTGCCGGGGGAGATGGTGTCACCCTGGCTCCACAACGTGTCCTGCACGGGCAAGGAGTCCTCCCTGTGGGAGTGCAGCCTCGGGGCGTGGACGCAGAGCAAGTGCCCCCACCAGTGGGTGGTGGTGGCTCTGTGCAAGA ACGGCACTTTTCGGGAGATCCGGCTGGTGAAGGGCCGCAGCCCCTGCGCAGGACTCCCCGAGATCAGGAACGTGAACGGGGTGGATCGCCTCTGTGGCCTGCACGAGGAGGAGGCCACAGTGTTCTGCCAGGAGCTGAAGTGTGGCCCCGCGCTCCAGGCCTCCCGCGAAGGTGTGGGCGTCGTCGGGAAGTACATGACATGCAGGGGCACTGAGAAGACGATCCGGAACTGCAGGCTCAACAACAACCTCCGCAGCGGCTGCGACTTCCAGCAAGACGCGGAGGTGGTCTGCGCAG GACACATTGAGGCCCGGCTGGTGGGCGGCGAGCACCCCTGTGCCGGGCGCCTGGAGGTGAGGCACGGCCTGACCTGGGGCACTGTCTGCGACTCCGACCTGGACCAGGCCACGGCCCACGTGGTGTGCCGAGAGCTGCAGTGCGGCGTGGCCGTGTCCACGCCCAGCGGCACCCACTTTGGCCGTGGCTCTGGGCTCATGTGGACGGAGGCCTTCCGCTGTGCAGGCAACGAGTCCTTGCTGTTCCACtgccctcgggggcctgggcaccaGTGTGGGCATGGCCAGGACGCAGGACTGAGGTGCTCAG agttCCGGCTGGTCAACGGCAGCAGCAGCTGTGAGGGGCGCTTGGAGCTCCAGGTTCAGGGGGCCTGGAAGCCCCTCTGTGCCGCCCACTGGGACTTGCCAGACGCCACCGTCCTCTGTCACCAGCTCAACTGTGGCAATGCGGTGGCCACTCCCCAAGGAGGCCATTTTGGGGATGGGGACGCTCCCATCTGGCCCGACGTGTTTCACTGCGTGGGGACAGAGCCCTACTTGTGGAATTGCCCAGTTAGCACTCTGGGGGCCCGGGCGTGTGCCCTGGGAAACGCAGCCGCCGTGGTCTGCTCAG GTCTCCCCAGCGCCGTGCGGCTGAGGGAGGGACAGAGCCGCTGTGATGGCCGCGTGGAGGTGTCCCTGGACGGGGTGTGGGGCCGCGTCCTGGACAGCGCGTGGGACCTGCACGGCGCCGGCGTGGTGTGCCGGCAGCTGGGGTGCGGAGAGGCCGAGCGAGCCTACGACGCGCCTGCACCTCCGCGCGAGGTCGTCCCGGTGGGGCTGAGCCGAGCGCGCTGTCTGGGCACCGAGACGCGCCTGACCCAGTGCAACGTGTCCGAGTCCCTGCTGGTGCCTGCAGGGGCCTCGCGGGACGCGGGCGTCGTGTGCTCcg GGAGCCTCCGGGTGCGGCTGGCCGCGGGGCCCGGCCGCTGTGCGGGGCGCGTGGAGGTGCTCCACGGGGGCGTGTGGGGCACCGTGTGTGACGACGGCTGGGACCTGCGGGACGCCCACGTGGTCTGCCGGCAGCTGGGCTGCGGCCCCGCCCTCAGCGCCCCCGGAGCCGCGCACTTCGGGCCCGGGGCCGGGCGCATCTGGATGGACGAGCTGGGCTGCGGGGGCCACGAGGCTGCGCTGTGGCAATGCCTGTCGAAGGCCTGGGGCCGGCACGACTGCGGGCACAAGGAGGACGCCGGCGCCTTCTGCTCAG AGTCGGTGGCCCTGCGGCTGCGAGGTGGCACCCACCACTGTGCGGGGTGGCTGGATGTCTTCTACAATGGGACGTGGGGTGCTGTGTGCAGCAACGCCCTAAAGGACACCTCCCTGTCCATCATCTGCAAGCAGCTGGGCTGTGGGGAGCAGGGCTGGCTGGAGAACAGGCCTGTCCAGGCTGCAGGCCTGGGCATCTCCTGGGTGGACAACGTTGAGTGCCGTGGTCTGCGAAACTccacgctgtggcagtgcccCTCTGCCCCGTGGAACCCACGCTCCTGTGCCCACGGAGAGGAGGTCTGGATCACCTGCACAG GATCGTCAGAGAAAACGCCACAGGATTCCGGGGAGACCCTCAACTGCTTATCCACCCACAGTTGCCCAG AGGAGGGCGCGCTGCGCGTGCTGGGGGGCTCAGACGGCTGCTCCGGCCGCGTGGAGCTCTGGCACGCTGGCTCCTGGGGCACCGTGTGCGACGATTCCTGGGACCTGGCGGACGTGGAGGTCGTGTGCCGCCAGCTCGGCTGTGGCCAGGCCATGGGCGCCCTGGCGGGGGCCGCCTTCGGGCCAGGCTCAGGGCCCGTGTGGCTGGATGAGGTGGGGTGCCGGGGCAGTGAGGCGACCCTGTGGAGCTGCCCGGCGGAGCGGTGGGGACGCGGAGACTGCGCGCACAAGGAGGACGCGGGCGTGCGCTGCTCCC GTGACAAGGGGACCACGGTCCTGCAGCCGGACTCTG GCCCTCCCCTGGCCTCTCTACCTGCCCTCAAGGCTGGGACCTTACCCATGATCTTCTGCCTCATCCTGGGCGCCCTCCTGGGGATCGTCTCCCTGCTCCTGGGAGTGCAGTGGTGCCGTGAAAGAGGAGCCTGCAGGG GTTCCCGAATGTCGGGGAGTCTGCCCTCAGAAGGTGTTTATGAGGACATCGGAGCCATCCCCATGGAGGAGAAGGACGAGGGGCCCGGGGGGCCCCGGGACCTGGTGCTGGAGGAGGAGTATGACGATGCCCAGGAGCCGGAGCAGGACCctgaggaggagggagcagaggaggtGGTGCCCTTGAGCTCT GTGGGGCTCCTCACGGCCTGGGCCCTGAACCTCAGGCTGGGATGGAAGACCATGGCAGGATGTGATGACCATGAGCTAACCGTGGGGGACATCAGCGAGACCAGAGGGTGGGAGAGAACCCAGGTGCCCAGGggcttttattttcctcatttc gAAGAGATGCTATTAAACTCCCATTGA